Proteins from a genomic interval of uncultured Methanocorpusculum sp.:
- a CDS encoding 30S ribosomal protein S24e produces the protein MEIKITSNTRNELLSRNELAFTASNDGATPARSDIGAKIAAMQNTPVENLILSPLKGRFGTRAVTGVARIYDTPEALKATEREFLIARGQPKAEKEE, from the coding sequence ATGGAGATTAAGATTACCTCTAATACCAGGAACGAGCTTTTAAGCCGTAACGAACTTGCCTTCACCGCAAGTAATGATGGTGCTACCCCGGCACGTTCAGACATTGGTGCAAAGATTGCAGCGATGCAGAATACCCCTGTTGAAAACCTTATCCTCTCTCCGCTGAAAGGACGTTTCGGAACCAGAGCCGTAACCGGCGTAGCCCGTATCTACGACACCCCCGAAGCACTCAAAGCAACTGAACGCGAGTTCCTGATTGCCCGCGGACAGCCCAAGGCAGAAAAGGAGGAGTAA
- the spt4 gene encoding transcription elongation factor subunit Spt4: MAAKRSTQKKVLQACRNCHKILEADKTVCPECQGNALTPEWFGYLVIIDSRHSDVAEKMNIEYNGRYALKVR; this comes from the coding sequence ATGGCAGCAAAACGTTCCACGCAAAAAAAAGTCCTGCAGGCTTGCCGAAACTGTCATAAAATTCTTGAGGCGGATAAAACCGTCTGCCCCGAATGTCAGGGAAACGCCCTGACGCCTGAATGGTTCGGGTATCTGGTCATCATCGACTCGCGCCACTCCGATGTTGCGGAAAAGATGAACATTGAATACAACGGCAGATACGCACTCAAGGTAAGATAA
- a CDS encoding DNA-directed RNA polymerase produces the protein MYYKLKLNDKVRVPPERMGEDLNTVILDVLQEQFEGSVDKEMGIFIAVTGVNRVGDGEIIYNDGGAYYDVDFEAVVLRLSLQEIIEGVVVETTSFGAFVSLGPIDAMLHMSQISDEYIDYDEKNSRLVCKDSGRTIGVGDMLRARVVALSLNEHDPRESKIGLTMRQPGLGTLAWIEEDMNKEKAEKELK, from the coding sequence ATGTATTATAAACTGAAACTCAACGACAAAGTCAGAGTCCCCCCGGAACGCATGGGTGAAGATCTTAACACTGTTATCCTAGACGTCCTACAGGAACAGTTTGAAGGGAGTGTCGACAAAGAGATGGGTATTTTCATCGCAGTGACCGGCGTAAACCGTGTCGGTGATGGAGAGATCATCTACAATGACGGGGGGGCATACTATGATGTCGATTTCGAAGCTGTCGTCCTCCGCTTATCCCTTCAGGAGATTATCGAAGGCGTTGTTGTCGAAACAACAAGCTTTGGTGCATTTGTGTCTCTTGGACCGATCGATGCCATGCTGCACATGAGTCAGATCTCCGATGAGTACATCGATTATGACGAGAAGAACTCGCGTCTGGTCTGCAAAGACAGCGGCAGAACGATCGGTGTCGGAGACATGCTGCGTGCACGTGTCGTTGCTCTTTCCTTAAACGAACACGATCCCCGCGAATCGAAGATCGGTCTCACCATGCGTCAGCCGGGTCTTGGAACTCTGGCCTGGATCGAAGAGGACATGAACAAAGAGAAAGCCGAGAAGGAGCTCAAGTAA
- a CDS encoding GTP-dependent dephospho-CoA kinase family protein, producing MLTLPPENRWLFREPFGTVFSDFSMVLPYIEGKIFCTVGDVVTHNALSAGLIPSIGVIDGFTKRSPYLKMPEIQGHILHVTNPAGTITDELIAALRLAMDEIPCVVMVNGEEDLAVLPLTEILPDGAVILYGQPEEGLVICEVNKQLRANAKKLLTYFVSL from the coding sequence ATGCTAACACTCCCGCCAGAAAACCGGTGGCTCTTCAGGGAGCCGTTCGGTACCGTTTTTTCAGATTTTTCCATGGTTCTGCCCTACATAGAGGGAAAGATATTCTGTACTGTCGGGGATGTTGTGACCCATAATGCCTTGTCGGCCGGCCTGATCCCGTCGATCGGCGTTATCGACGGATTTACCAAGCGTTCTCCGTATCTGAAAATGCCGGAGATTCAGGGCCATATCCTGCACGTGACAAACCCGGCGGGCACGATCACGGATGAGCTGATTGCCGCGCTCCGTCTGGCAATGGATGAGATCCCCTGCGTAGTCATGGTCAATGGAGAAGAGGATCTTGCGGTCCTGCCCCTAACAGAAATCCTGCCTGACGGCGCTGTTATTTTATATGGTCAACCGGAAGAAGGGCTTGTAATCTGCGAAGTGAACAAGCAGCTTCGCGCGAATGCAAAAAAGCTTCTGACCTATTTTGTAAGTCTATGA